The genomic interval GCGCCGACGGCCCAGAGCACCGGTCCCCATTCCGAATCCCAGAAGTAATGCAGCGCCAGCATCGGCACCAGTGCCTTCAGCAGGTCCAGCAGCAGCACCAGCGCACCCCAGAGCTTGCCGACTTGGCGGTAGGCGTTCGAGGCGCCCAGGTTACCGGTGCCCAGCCGGCGCAGGTCGCGCTTGCGCCACCGTCCGACCAGGTGCGCGAAGGGAATCGCGCCAACCAGATAGCCGCAAAGGAAAGCCGCTATTTCAACTGACAAGAGCCCTCCAGGTGCGCCGTCAACGGCTCCCGCGGCAGGCCGCAAAGAAGTCGAGGTGGCCTATTCTTGGCTACCGAATCCCTTGCGGCCGATTCCAGTGGCCGGACCCGCATCGCGGCGGGCCCCGAGTTGAAAGCTTGAGTTCATGGATCAGATTTTCGACCTTGTCGGATCACTGGTTGGAGGCATAGCGTTGGTCTGGGTCACCGCGGCGACCGCCTTGGTGGTGTCGATCCTGTACCTGCTGGCCCGCGCCCACAACATGGGCACGATACGCTTTTCGGTTGCCGGGCTGCATCTGCTATTTGCCCGCCTGGTGGCCCTGGTCATGGTGCTGATCACTTTCCTGGCCGTGGTCAAGATCCTCACTGCGGTGCTCTCGCTGCTGTTCGGCGACGCATTCGCCTACGGGGGCGGATCGGACGTGGACGAGCTCGAGGTGCTTGCCCGATGGGTCGTTTACGGGGCCCTGGCGGTGGTGATCTATATCTTCATGCTGATCCGGGCCCGGCAACTGGCCGACTCTCCGCCGGCGCAATTCATCCGCACTGCGTATTTGACGATCGCGTCCGGGATTTTCTGCGTCACTTCGATCATCTACACCTTCCGCCTGGCCGGCGCGATCATAGACACCGCCATCGAACCGAGCAGCATTTTCGACCGCAGTCCGGCGATCGGGCAGCCGCTGGTGATCCTGGTGGCCGCCGTCGCCTTCTTCTTCGTTGCCGGCTATTTCGCGCGCCGGGAAGGCAGCGCCTGACCCAGTCGGCGCAGGCCTGGCCCGCTTGGCGGTCGGTAAAGCACCTCGATCCGTATTCGGCTCCTCAAAACGATGTGATCATCGGGTCCGGCCGCAGACTCTGATTTGGGCAGTAAGGTTCGATCGAACCGCGGCCCCGCTGGCGCGGCGCCACTGTGCAGTCATCGAATCCGACGGCTAAATGACCCGCAGTTTGGCATTTAGACAAACTTTGTTGATGCTGGCAGCCTCAATCGGATATCAGCCCGTTTGGGCCTACTATTTCGGGCATGTCGATTCCGTTTACGTCAAATAAGCTCGAATTCATTGCGTGCGGCAAATTGGATCCCGGCAACTAGGAATTTCGGTGGGGGCCAAGCGGGGGCAGATCGGGCTGGGGAAACTCTGCCCGATTTAGGTCAATGCCATGGCTTCAATTCGACGTCGAAAAATTGACCTTAGAAACTACCTGAGTACCGCATCACAACCGATTCACATCGAATGAACGATCGCTTGTGTCGCCAGAAATCACACTGCAATTACGAAACCCGTCGGCCCAATATCCCGTTCAATTTTTCTTGCCATTCATCCTCGTCAACGACTTCATAAGTGACGGCTTTGCTGCGCATCGCCGGTACAAGGTCGGCCCACTTTGCTTCGCGCGCGTGTTCGCAGCAAATATCAAACACCGACCGCTTGTAATTCGAGTCTTCTGATTCCTTCAAATGAACGCCTTTTGTTTCGACTACAAATATTTGGTCAAACTCTTCACCACTCGCGGTCGCATCCCCACGCATAGTCACGATGAAGTCAGCGTAGATCCGTTTTCGTTTCCAACCTTGAACGTAATGGTCCTTGCGGGCGCGATTACGGTACCAAAAGTAGAGCTTCTCTTGCTGATCCAAATAAGTCGCAACTTGGCTCTCGAACTGATTGAGGTCATCCTCCATCGTTGAATCGAATAGATTTCGCTGAAAGGGGCGTCCATCTTCGCGATTTGCTCGTTTCGCACTCGGGACATCGATTTGACCGGGAATTCGATTGAATTCGAGGTTTTCTGCAACAACTAAGAATCTCATCTCTCCCGAATTCAGCAAGCTATGGAACACCTCGCGAGAAAGACGATCCCGCACATCTTCGACGTGTCGGCGAAGCGATTCCAGGACAAAAACCTGATTAGCCAAAACGATTTCAACCGGGTAGCGCTCAAGCAGGGCCTCGAATGTGCACCGAACAATTTCGTGGCCGCGCCACGGATTGGAAATCAAATCCACAAGGTGGCTAGTCGCGTAATAGAAGCAATTTGAAAGTTCGAGGCCAGGGTCGGCTTGTGGTCCATCCGGCTTAGCGGTGGCGATCAAATTTTCTTCGGTGACTGCTGGCGGCATTACACGTACCCCCGCAGTTAGGTTGGCAAGCAGCTTGACATCCCCATATATGCCTTCACCCAAATGCATATGGTCCACCTCTGGGGGAGTCAAATCATCCCAGGGCACCCTCGAAAGAATGTCCGCCTCGTAGTGCACCGGTCGCCAACCATCTTCATCCCGAATAACGAAGGCAGGTAGTACAAGATTGCGCGTAGAAGCTCTAAACCGTGACCGCTGACTAGTTCTGATCGTACTTTTTGAGGCGGCCGAGTCGACTTCAGTTACAACTTTGCCTTCGAGGCCCTGCAATCCTTCAAGTCCAAATCCCTTTCTGATTTCTTTCAACAGCTCGGTACCTCGCCGGCTGAAGCAGAAGACATAGCTTTCATCAAGCAAAGGCACACCTGTTTTGCGCGCATATGGCTGTCGCAGGATTCGGCCAACCAATTGCGTAATTCCAGTCTTCGACTGTGGGTTCGTAAGGATCGTCAGAACGTATGCGAACGGGCAATCCCAACCTTCTTGCAATGCCTGCTTGGTGATGATGAAACGGATTGGACAGTCGCGCGACAACAGTCCCCCTACGTCGTCCACATCCTTGAGCTCGTTCTTGGAACTCGTTTTAATTGCGACATGCTCCGCTTTTATTCCCGGGTGGCGAAGCAAGCTTTCGCGCACATCTTCCGCGTGGATGTAACCGGGTCTTCGCTGTTGGGCTCCCGTTCTTTCCACTTGAATGACGCACAGTGGACGAATGTACGTCCCGGATTCAGCAATGTGACGATTAGCTTCAATTTCAAGTCGCTCACGATGGTCGATCGACGCAAAGAGTGTGTCTTTCCAATCGCCGCTCGATTTATTGATGACGTGCAAATCGAGCTTGATCATTTCTTCAGCGTGTAATTCCAATCCCAGAATCTCGACCAGTACGTTTGCTCCCGAAGCTGGGGTTGCCGAAAGCTCTACGATCATGCAAGGATTGAATCCCTCGAGGGTCGCTTTCGCGTTGTCGCTGTACGCTTTGTGCCCTTCATCCAGGATGACAAGAGGGTTAAGGAGCCGCACTGTATTCCCGAGTGAGGTCTTCGCTAATCGACCCCAAAATCCATCCGGATGCTCAAAGGTATCTAAATTCGGGACCTCGTCGAGAAGTTTCTTGTGCGCAACAGGATCATCGTCAGCGGGGAAAAACTCATCGAATCCGCCGCTGTCTCGAAATATACGAAGAGTGTCTCTTGTTCGCCGATTTGCAGACGGGAGCATCAGCAGGAGAATGCAGAGATTCTCGGAAACATCACTCGGCCCAAAGGTCGCGGTTTTCTCGAAAATATGCGTGCGTTGGCCAGATGTTAAATCGAGGTTTTGGCGGTAAGGGTGATCGCGGTCTCTTAGTGCTCTAAGCGTTTGATCGTATATCTGCTGCGTGGGTACGATCCACAGTACCAAACCGCGCCGACTCCCCCGAAAGCGCGCGTTAACAATATCAATGACGCGCGTGGCGAGCAAAGTTTTGCCGCCGCCAGTTGGAATCTTTAAGCAAAACGCTGGCAGCCGTTCGCCAAGTCCGTTGCGCCGCGGATTGTAAGGCCTTGTTGGCACCGTCTTTTCCCACGCGCGCTGCACCCAATCGAATCCCCAATCAGGGTCTAGTCTCTGCGCCGCCCAATCCTTCTCCCGCCATTCAGCAAGCTGCTGAACAAAAGTCTGGACCGTCGCCAATGCTCGATTCTGATAGTCCTTCAATATCATGGTTCGAGGCCAGAAATCGTTTCGTAAATCTGGAACGGAAGTTGCTGAAAGTCAATCTGGTAGTAGTGAAGGAATTCGCGATCAAGGTACTTTGTTGGCGCGAATACCAATTTGCGTCTATCACTGGCGGGTAACTCCCGGGCCACTGCAAGCGAGAGCGCGAGGTCTTTCAATTTCTCGACGTCGGGCTCATAAATGAGAAAAACATCATGTGATGCGGTGCGCCCAATAAGCCCCAAATTCTCATTGGCCTCAGTCGGATCGAATTCCAGTCCAGTTGCGGTGAAGAAAACATATTCCGCCAGTTTCTGCCATGAGGGTAGGTGAGAACCGTCCAACAAGTTCTCTTGGCGCATCGGTAATCCGAGTTCGAAAAAGCTGAAGCTGCCTCCGAATCCCGATTTGACGGCATCAACTCTAGAGTTGGGCACTCCATTGATGACACGTCTAACCCGTTCAGCAGTAATCGAATCGGCGTATTCCTCGCATTCGACAAGAATGAATCGCCTGTTGCCGCCGTCCTGGCGATTCAGGGTGAGTACAGCATGGGCTGTCGTACCAGATCCGGCGAACGAATCAAGGACAATGGCGTCTTTGTCAGTTGAGAAAGAGAGCAGTTCACTGATCAGCGTTGATGGTTTCGGATTCTTGAAGATTCGGGGGTCCTCAGGGAAGATTTCCCGGATTTCATTTGCTCCGAGCCTGGAATCAATTCCTTGAATCACGCTGCCGAGTTTTGCCATATATTCGTCGGCGTATACCTTTAGTTCAATAATTTTTGACTCATCTGATCCGAATAAAACGCGGTTTTCTGCAATCAATTGGGCCATCGTTGCTTCCGGGAAGCGATATCCCATCAACGGCTGCTTGCAAGGCTTGCCGGTAACCGGATGAAGAACGTCATAACGGTATCCTTCGCGCCCCGGGTTATGAACACTTTGGCTTCCCGTAAAAACGCCCGCGTCATCGATGAATTTGTAGCGGTCTAGCGGCTTAAGCTGCATTTTGTGAGATTTGAGCCAGCGCGTGTACTCGCGTTGGCGTTCGACCGGTTCAGGGTGAGCCTCCAATAGCTCAGCACCAATCTGCTGAAGCGCTTCTTTCGGCCCAAACTCGGCGGAATTCCACACTCCCTCGAGGGCGGTTTTGTTGGCGGCATAGCAAACAATGTACTCGTGTT from Chloroflexota bacterium carries:
- a CDS encoding restriction endonuclease subunit R, which produces MILKDYQNRALATVQTFVQQLAEWREKDWAAQRLDPDWGFDWVQRAWEKTVPTRPYNPRRNGLGERLPAFCLKIPTGGGKTLLATRVIDIVNARFRGSRRGLVLWIVPTQQIYDQTLRALRDRDHPYRQNLDLTSGQRTHIFEKTATFGPSDVSENLCILLLMLPSANRRTRDTLRIFRDSGGFDEFFPADDDPVAHKKLLDEVPNLDTFEHPDGFWGRLAKTSLGNTVRLLNPLVILDEGHKAYSDNAKATLEGFNPCMIVELSATPASGANVLVEILGLELHAEEMIKLDLHVINKSSGDWKDTLFASIDHRERLEIEANRHIAESGTYIRPLCVIQVERTGAQQRRPGYIHAEDVRESLLRHPGIKAEHVAIKTSSKNELKDVDDVGGLLSRDCPIRFIITKQALQEGWDCPFAYVLTILTNPQSKTGITQLVGRILRQPYARKTGVPLLDESYVFCFSRRGTELLKEIRKGFGLEGLQGLEGKVVTEVDSAASKSTIRTSQRSRFRASTRNLVLPAFVIRDEDGWRPVHYEADILSRVPWDDLTPPEVDHMHLGEGIYGDVKLLANLTAGVRVMPPAVTEENLIATAKPDGPQADPGLELSNCFYYATSHLVDLISNPWRGHEIVRCTFEALLERYPVEIVLANQVFVLESLRRHVEDVRDRLSREVFHSLLNSGEMRFLVVAENLEFNRIPGQIDVPSAKRANREDGRPFQRNLFDSTMEDDLNQFESQVATYLDQQEKLYFWYRNRARKDHYVQGWKRKRIYADFIVTMRGDATASGEEFDQIFVVETKGVHLKESEDSNYKRSVFDICCEHAREAKWADLVPAMRSKAVTYEVVDEDEWQEKLNGILGRRVS
- a CDS encoding site-specific DNA-methyltransferase — translated: MLPRLQFKGRVFVENHHVAVPFHELVPIRGKGVGERCSLQDNLVLHGDNLAALKALLPTYQGKVKCIYIDPPYNTGKEGWAYNDKVNSPLMREWLGRIVDRDDLTRHDKWCCMMMPRLNLLRELLREDGAIFVSVDDNEMHHLRSLMNEVFGESNFVGQIVWHGSTDNNPTNIAVEHEYIVCYAANKTALEGVWNSAEFGPKEALQQIGAELLEAHPEPVERQREYTRWLKSHKMQLKPLDRYKFIDDAGVFTGSQSVHNPGREGYRYDVLHPVTGKPCKQPLMGYRFPEATMAQLIAENRVLFGSDESKIIELKVYADEYMAKLGSVIQGIDSRLGANEIREIFPEDPRIFKNPKPSTLISELLSFSTDKDAIVLDSFAGSGTTAHAVLTLNRQDGGNRRFILVECEEYADSITAERVRRVINGVPNSRVDAVKSGFGGSFSFFELGLPMRQENLLDGSHLPSWQKLAEYVFFTATGLEFDPTEANENLGLIGRTASHDVFLIYEPDVEKLKDLALSLAVARELPASDRRKLVFAPTKYLDREFLHYYQIDFQQLPFQIYETISGLEP